One segment of Cutaneotrichosporon cavernicola HIS019 DNA, chromosome: 4 DNA contains the following:
- a CDS encoding uncharacterized protein (Nucleoporin subcomplex protein binding to Pom34): protein MVPPRDAGDVLSADDYLWPMTTIRDALLRPDAERHIPRGKLRPLLKWQFPRLHKPWAPFPPASDAARKALQAASVTVPDSTAKFDVDAGSRALAVRLSDEVGLDEVTSFLLWKSYAMHSLEDLPSGPAEDALFERLIAWYEQELIAVPQIVMALQFAGEDLADLLKDVTGEQGKYIEELFKAFAVLAQKSIDEKRLKRGLYWATLQLRQQETLLDLLFLVLYQFTTRPAAVSEGLIKGAVMSLFGTRQANREVWDQDTECERLSTRVRDLVLLIAIESLCLAQIVSPETEDDNTFGATLIHSRDNIHAVHQFIFENSEELSDAHQPGPGVLPEWPIAILCLGWAIVLRSLPPNLQPPTNDYFQLDTNDMDSAEIMTFIDMANRALRISSGLFPWLDVILAGPLYETSKDAFSGDVADDMAALRRSPFKDLLIGLADLLRIDNIQDRLGLYRVWELLFGGGSRQASTSLSSNYWAVDFVFDSRRAILDQSMFPRQPLYLCGVLAALTGVSSDDEIVLGDATTHTVTDVYQYFSDLPFVTFVSPPGTFNFDGRENGYYAVEAACDIELPGGNIIPRRTRGVVRSDPEDDDTVISWRFKQPAWPLLLDILRGATGQVQKASSRPVVRRVTLEELGVLGDLTEILRAGLKFLRCVLRSTEAAEHLAAGQNGSFGRSVLELALNIAGRRDDALAAQYAIDILESLLLTGANDIWQQFRGSGFFDSASRRQGSVSQLIQNDAMRGEHGLTITLLRLVRSLVSANAGDSLVVRSAVKLVFNEVWSQFSGWRYRDVSKRYEIAALLLGVFDSVLRHPLGEDASSPSPAAAFLINVFVKAASPLTYKPLVDVITQSSQLVTKLIQSRRWSDANTVSLTFDNAASLLATLVRLGPSLSVPTSALPYSIFASAVVLPGGNRIQLADRLFDLIADPSMQTTSLRLVLRLVRVYLLTTHSGTQRPSLAGMLRRADSSIEKLADLAFTSAAEDVKPDAWALLGTIIRTQPGCASFCIGPKDDKVTGPLKMAVDEIAGWKALMNDAPRALAAVLGYLQAVLDSPSASKGVAALRKEDAFWLSVYDVSIKNVPKPSSLAEDVVQRVQDYAYAVESKANASGLLAAELALVLDADGPETKALSLVLSLFRNPNALEDVATGAVRTTCDPELHANEDAALKEDGVQIVRLRTICLPEEREYGVQYLYDGPPVILNDHEKQVAVNRSLAVLNLNWSQLDADIALTKAWRLLAEIASEWTQGDDLCAKASLRAAAVVSHELADEDRGGDVMLAIQTERLAILAVLLDVALPPEKNATEPDVVKELAKSVRRIVESPLFNPLVSLRHPELPSIHRPVLRVLLRLSLAKTGAAQDEVSEVLFGSGASFAMESADCVLDWIMRGRSAAEVDLGLVVALLSQMGRAPLGVWLDKLMQVNLIPRSLELIVRTRPVDGALPSHFQTILLLHLAIASKTPTAEKLAVSGVLQAYSDNVVAVAAEAASIDPSKDESLHHAWCGMLLTVKALLGSLGGSFARSDVVPWVRVVLPQMLRALEWHERPLSRPALTEMGLVADVFYGLADTAGAGLLDDFAPAALGLLRGVRYALSHPHRFALLVVPESEEEHAALEMELEAIETQKDDVNLVDARTPIVAAATRGLVDTTRCIVTALVRFTRAFSLLAGDVEPQPELLLPYDDDAMVSTSSDPIGVINDIFLLLRNLGERLDEAQRVPAEQGAEAAALLAVTQLLGRRTLQPHRSEMDVDVPEKRRTSIGDRSGGVLRELKGDVRSMIPAGGGLLGYLRGIADTEFGDA from the exons ATGGTCCCTCCACGGGACGCCGGGGACGTCTTGTCCGCTGATGACTACCTCTG GCCAATGACGACGATTCGGGATGCACTCCTCCGTCCCGACGCCGAACGGCACATCCCACGGGGCAAGCTTCGTCCCCTGCTCAAGTGGCAATTCCCCCGCCTACACAAACCGTGGGCACCCTTCCCACCTGCCTCAGACGCTGCGCGAAAGGCACTTCAGGCCGCATCCGTCACCGTCCCAGATTCCACCGCCAAGTTCGACGTGGACGCTggctcgcgcgcgctcgcagTCCGCCTATCTGACGAGGTCGGGCTCGATGAGGTCACGTCCTTCCTACTCTGGAAGAGCTACGCCATGCACTCGCTCGAAGACCTGCCTTCTGGCCCTGCCGAGGACGCATTGTTCGAACGCCTCATCGCTTGGTATGAGCAGGAGCTCATCGCTGTCCCGCAGATTGTCATGGCACTCCAGTTCGCTGGTGAAGACCTGGCAGACCTGCTGAAGGACGTGACGGGTGAGCAGGGAAAGTACATTGAGGAGCTGTTCAAGGCGTTCGCGGTGCTTGCGCAGAAATCTAtcgacgagaagcgccTGAAACGAGGATTATACTG GGCAACGCTCCAGCTGCGACAACAGGAGActctccttgacctcctcttccttgtCCTGTACCAGTTCACGACACGCCCTGCGGCAGTGTCTGAGGGCTTAATCAAGGGCGCAGTCATGTCACTCTTCGGGACACGGCAGGCGAATCGCGAGGTGTGGGACCAGGACACTGAGTGTGAGCGGTTGAGTACGCGTGTGCGCGACCTTGTGCTCCTTATTGCCATCGAGTCGTTGTGTCTTGCGCAGATCGTCTCTCCggagaccgaggacgacaacACGTTCGGCGCGACTCTCATCCACTCGCGCGACAATATCCATGCCGTGCACCAGTTCATTTTCGAGAACAGCGAAGAACTCAGCGACGCCCACCAGCCCGGGCCTGGCGTGCTCCCGGAGTGGCCCATTGCCATCCTCTGCCTCGGATGGGCGATTGTGCTCCGCTCCCTTCCACCAAATCTACAGCCGCCCACCAACGACTACTTCCAACTCGATACGAACGACATGGACAGCGCCGAGATCATGACCTTCATCGACATGGCCAACCGCGCGCTGCGCATCAGCTCTGGTCTGTTCCCGTGGCTCGATGTGATTCTGGCAGGCCCGCTGTACGAGACGTCCAAAGACGCGTTTAGCGGTGATGTCGCGGACGACATGGCCGCTCTCCGCCGCAGTCCATTCAAGGACCTTCtcatcggcctcgccgaccttcTGAGAATCGACAACATCCAGGACCGCCTCGGACTCTACCGCGTCTGGGAGCTCCTTttcggcggcggcagccgACAGGCCTCGACATCGCTGTCCTCAAACTACTGGGCCGTTGACTTCGTGTTTGACAGTCGCCGTGCTATCCTCGACCAGAGCATGTTCCCGCGCCAGCCGCTGTACCTCTgcggcgtcctcgctgcgctGACCGGCGTCAGCTCCGATGACGAGATTGTGCTTGGAGACGCAACCACACACACTGTTACCGATGTGTACCAGTACTTCTCCGACCTTCCGTTCGTGACCTTTGTTTCCCCGCCTGGGACGTTCAACTTCGATGGGCGCGAGAACGGCTATTATgctgtcgaggcggccTGCGACATCGAGCTGCCTGGCGGTAACATCATTCCCCGCCGGACACGGGGCGTTGTGCGCTCGGACcctgaggacgacgacacaGTCATCAGTTGGCGTTTCAAGCAGCCCGCATGGCCATtgctcctcgacatcctccGTGGCGCTACTGGACAGGTGCAGAAGGCTTCCAGTCGGCCCGTCGTGCGCCGCGTCActctcgaggagctcggtgTGTTAGGAGACTTGACTGAGATCCTGCGTGCGGGCCTCAAGTTCCTCCGCTGCGTCCTCCGCTCCACCGAAGCTGCCGAGCACCTCGCTGCTGGCCAGAACGGATCGTTTGGGCGGTCTGTCTTGGAGCTCGCCCTGAACATCGCGGGTAgacgcgacgacgccctcgcggcTCAGTACGCGATCGACATCCTTGAGTcactcctcctcaccggcGCCAACGACATCTGGCAGCAATTCCGCGGCTCCGGTTTCTTCGACTCAGCATCGAGGAGACAGGGCAGCGTTTCCCAACTCATCCAGAACGATGCAATGAGGGGCGAGCACGGACTAACCATCACGCTACTGCGCCTTGTGCGCTCGCTGGTGTCTGCCAATGCGGGCGATTCGCTCGTCGTTCGCTCGGCCGTCAAGCTCGTGTTTAACGAAGTGTGGAGTCAATTCTCGGGTTGGCGGTATAGAGACGTGTCGAAGCGGTACGAAATCGCGGCTCTGTTACTTGGCGTCTTTGACAGCGTGCTCCGCCACCCactcggcgaggatgcgTCCTCCCCTTCGCCTGCCGCCGCGTTCCTCATCAACGTATTTGTCAAGGCGGCCAGCCCACTCACGTACAAGCCTCTGGTTGATGTGATCACGCAATCATCGCAGCTTGTCACCAAGCTCATCCAGTCGCGCCGGTGGTCCGACGCCAACACTGTGTCCTTAACCTTTGACAATGCGGCGTCGCTTCTTGCGACCCTGGTCCGCCTCGGGCCGTCGCTCAGCGTCCCTACCAGTGCCCTCCCGTACTCGATCTTTGCGTCCGCAGTCGTGCTTCCAGGCGGCAACCGCATCCAGCTTGCCGACCGCCTGTTCGACCTCATCGCAGACCCGTCCATGCAGACAACGAgcctccgcctcgtgcTCCGTCTCGTGCGCGTCTACCTCCTCACGACGCACAGCGGAACGCAGCGTCCGTCGTTGGCAGGCATGCTCCGCCGGGCCGACTCAAGCATCGagaagctcgccgacctcgcaTTCACGTctgcggccgaggacgtcaagCCTGACGCATGGGCGCTTCTCGGGACAATCATCCGCACGCAGCCCGGCTGCGCATCGTTCTGCATCGGGCCCAAGGATGACAAGGTCACCGGACCGCTTAAGATGGCTGTCGATGAGATCGCCGGGTGGAAGGCGCTCATGAACGACGCACcacgcgcgctcgcggccgtcCTCGGCTATCTGCaggccgtcctcgactcgcCGAGCGCTAGCAAGGGTGTCGCGGCGCTGCGCAAGGAAGACGCGTTCTGGCTGAGCGTGTACGACGTGTCCATTAAGAACGTGCCCaagccctcctccttggcagAGGACGTCGTCCAGCGAGTCCAGGACTACGCGTATGCGGTGGAATCCAAGGCGAACGCATCtggccttcttgccgccgagcttgcTCTTGTTCTCGACGCTGACGGGCCGGAGACCAAAGCGCTCAGCCTCGTGTTGTCCCTGTTCCGCAACCCAAACGcactcgaggacgtcgctACTGGCGCCGTGCGCACGACGTGCGATCCCGAGCTCCACGCGAacgaggacgccgcgcTAAAGGAAGATGGTGTCCAGATCGTGCGCCTGCGGACCATCTGCCTtcccgaggagcgcgaaTACGGTGTACAGTACTTATACGACGGGCCGCCTGTAATCCTGAACGACCACGAGAAGCAGGTGGCTGTGAACCGCTCTCTTGCAGTGCTCAACCTGAACTGGTCGCAGCTGGACGCAGACATTGCCCTCACCAAGGCGTGGCGCCTGCTGGCTGAAATTGCTTCCGAGTGGACGCAGGGCGACGACCTGTGTGCCAAGGCATCTCTGCGCGCAGCCGCCGTTGTGTCGCACGAActtgccgacgaggaccgcGGAGGCGACGTCATGCTCGCAATCCAGACTGAACGCCTGGCTATCCTCGCggtgctcctcgacgtcgcgctccCGCCTGAGAAGAACGCCACCGAGCCAGAtgtcgtcaaggagctggCCAAATCGGTGCGCCGCATCGTCGAGTCTCCGCTATTCAACCCTCTCGTCTCCTTACGTCACCCTGAACTGCCAAGCATACACCGCCCTGTGCTGCGCGTACTTCTGCGGCTGTCGCTAGCCAAGACGGGAGCTGCACAGGACGAAGTGAGCGAAGTGCTCTTCGGCTCCGGCGCCAGCTTCGCCATGGAATCTGCCGACTGCGTTCTCGACTGGATTATGCGCGGGCGTTCGGcagccgaggtcgacctcggccttgtcgtcgccctctTGTCTCAGATGGGCCGCGCCCCGCTCGGCGTCTggctcgacaagctcatGCAGGTCAACTTGATCCCGCGCTcactcgagctcatcgtGCGCACCCGACCCGTTGACGgcgccctcccctcccactTCCAAaccatcctcctcctccaccttgccATCGCCAGTAAGACGCCGACTGCCGAGAAGCTCGCTGTTTCCGGCGTCCTCCAGGCGTACTCGGACAACgttgtcgccgtcgccgccgaggcagCCAGCATTGACCCGTCCAAGGACGAATCGCTTCACCACGCATGGTGCGGCATGCTTCTCACCGTCAAGGCCCTTCTCGGCAGCTTGGGCGGTAGCTTTGCCCGCTCCGACGTGGTGCCTTGGGTTCGCGTCGTGCTGCCACAAATGCTCCGCGCACTCGAGTGGCACGAGAGGCCGCTCTCCCGGCCCGCACTGACCGAGATGGGCCTCGTCGCAGACGTCTTCTACGGCCTCGCGGACACTGCCGGCGCTGGCCTCCTGGACGACTttgcgcccgccgcgcttggcctACTGAGGGGTGTGCGGTATGCGCTCTCGCATCCTCACCGCTTTGCGCTGCTGGTTGTgcccgagagcgaggaagagcacgccgcgctcgagatggAACTGGAGGCAATCGAGACGCAAAAGGACGACGTCAACCTCGTTGACGCGCGTACGCCCATTgtcgcggccgccacgCGCGGACTGGTGGATACGACGCGCTGTATCGTTACCGCACTTGTTCGGTTTACGCGCGCATTCTCGCTTCTTgccggcgacgtcgagcccCAGCCTGAGCTGCTGCTCCcgtacgacgacgacgcaaTGGTCAGCACGTCGAGCGACCCGATCGGCGTGATCAACGacatcttcctcctcctccgcaaccTGGGtgagcgcctcgatgaGGCTCAGCGTGTGCCCGCCGAACAGGgtgccgaggcggccgccctcctcgccgtcacccAGCTTCTGGGACGGCGCACTCTCCAGCCCCACCGCTCcgagatggacgtcgaTGTACCCGAGAAGCGGCGAACTAGCATTGGCGATCGATCCGGCGGCGTGCTGCGTGAACTCAAGGGCGACGTGCGCTCCATGATCCCTGCGGGTGGGGGCTTGTTGGGATACCTTCGGGGCATTGCCGACACAGAGTTCGGAGACGCTTAA